GTATTGTAAGATGTACATCCTTTATTTTTCAAATTTGTTTGAGAAAACAAAAGtacaataaattttttaatacctttttttttaaaaaaattctagtaacaagttattttttaaaaataaataaataaaaagtttgcCAAGCAAaccttagaaaaaaaataataaaaataaaaccccaattttttatatagaaaaaagaaaaaattagacAACAAGAGTGAATCTAAGCAAACCATCATAATTTTACCATTGTGTCTCGTCAGTTTTCATGATaataagaaaagagaaacaaAGGATGCCACAAAATAAAAACCAGCTTGCAGCATAGACAATCAGTAAACAATGATCTTATGGAATATTTCTCAAAATTACATGTTCTTTtgtgtattatgatttatttttatcttaagactttattttttttagatccaTTATTAGTTGAAATTTTCTTAAGTTTGTAAGTATCATATACATTTGGGTGAGGACATAAATATTTAGATTTGGTATATGTCTTAAAATTTACAAGTTTAAAAGTTATGTGTATAAACCAGGGTATGATTCTTTCGTTCTTCAAGCTACAGAAGAGCTTGTCCTACTGGGACACGCCAGTGGTCAGGATCCCTTGGGATCAAATGCCATTGGTAGCAAATCTCCTTAGTCTAAGAAAGAAACTACAGAACAACCCTGTACCTAGAAAAGTTAATCTACTGGTTCCTCTAAAGCAAGACAAGTGGGTGAGTATCACCAACCCTCAAGATGAACCTCAACCTCCCAAGTGTAATAGGTCTCTGTCTCTATGATCATGTAAGCTCCAAAACGGTGAAAACCCCACATGCCTTGACAAAACacaaaaattcataaaaatctTGCATCACTTTCTTTGTTGTATAGTGATTTGCATGAACTCTGAACCTATCTACGTATAACCACATTAATAGGTCTCTATGATCATGTAAGATCCAAAACGGTTAAAACCCCACATGCCTTGACAAAACACAAAAATTCATAAAATCCTTTCATCACTTTCTTTGTTGTATAGTGATTTGCATGAACTCTGAACCCATCTATGTATAACCACATTAATAGGTCTATGATCATGTAAGATCCAAAATTGTTAAAACCCCACATGCCTTGACAAAACacaaaaattcataaaaatctTTCCTCACTTTCTTTGTTATTCAATATAGAATTAGAATTTCAATTACCTTCTGGAATATTGGATATTCGGCCTTGTATCTTGTACAAGCAAATTTTTCAGCGTCCTCACTCGACCCAGGCTCTTGCTTTAAGAATTGATTGCACGGAAATGCCAATATCTCAAACCCTGCAACTCAATCAAGTATAAGGCAATTCAATAAGTTATATTTACACGAATGGAAAGGACATGTGATCTCTGTAACCACAACAATACAAGCAAATCAAATATGGTTTTCAgtttaattataattatagtaAAATTGAAACCGGGGAAAAAAAGACTCGGAACCTTTAATGAACCCATAAATAACCAAAACAAAAAATCTTGCTACTCATATATAAAAGGAAAAATTCCAACAAAAGTAATGAAAATTTCAATTATTTATACGTATTATTCTATGTAGGTGTATTAATACGAATTCGTATACACTTTCCATACAAGACTCCGaaacgtacatatatatatatatatatacatagacaTTTAAGTATAGTAGATATGCTTAAACAGAAAAATAAAGACAAACCTCTGTCCTTGTATTTGTTGTGAAGCTCGGTCAATTGGGTATAATTCGAATCCGTAAAGCCACTGCACAAACATCATTAAAAAGAAAATCATGAAACCAATCAAAATCAGATTCGAGAAATATACCCAAAAAGGAATAAATGAATCAAAAGGGCTTAGAATTCAACCATTTAGAAGCAACATTAACCACGAGAAGGACCTTCCCTTCGTAATTGCTAAGTTCGACGTCCTTACCTCTGGCATCCTGCACAATCCCCCCGAAAAGGAAAAACATCAAAGATCGATGTTATCACATTTGCTGAGGGAAAAAAAATACTTGATTTTCCCGGAAAAAAACAATAGGAAAAAAAGAACAGAATTGAATTGACCTTGACTGTGAATTCGTGAATGGATTTCTCAGATACCGA
The genomic region above belongs to Humulus lupulus chromosome 1, drHumLupu1.1, whole genome shotgun sequence and contains:
- the LOC133792248 gene encoding probable glutathione peroxidase 5 — translated: MGAAQSVSEKSIHEFTVKDARGKDVELSNYEGKVLLVVNVASKCGFTDSNYTQLTELHNKYKDRGFEILAFPCNQFLKQEPGSSEDAEKFACTRYKAEYPIFQKVRVNGPDTAPVYKFLKAKKSGFLGSRIKWNFTKFLVGKDGEVIERYGTSTTPHAIEDDIKKALGEV